One genomic region from Vannielia litorea encodes:
- a CDS encoding ABC transporter substrate-binding protein, which translates to MTHRKLLRTTALVAALMGGMAAPVLAETPPNMLVIANRIDDIKTFDPQESFEFAGADVSRNVYEKLVNFDPMDLDAGFGPQLAESWEISEDGKTITFKIAEGHVFSSGNPVTAKDVEFSLRRAVKLDKTPSFIITQFGLTADNVDEMVQATDDMTVSVTLDKQYALSFVLNCLTATIGGIVDMETAMANEVDGDMGNEWLRTNTAGSGPYKVVDWKPNESVLMDLNPNYHGDKPAMERIIVQHIQESATQRLQLERGDIDIARNLSPEDVAGAMEVDGVKVLDEQRGQIMYWAANQKNEMLSDPKVLEALKWSVDYQGMADSFLKGQWIVHQAYLPLTFLGALEDKPFGLDMDKAKAALAESGFPDCGPIKISVREAQERMDIAQSLQNTWGQLGCEVELIVGTGAQTLDRYRAREHDIYVGAWGPDYPDPNTNAGTFAANPDNADEAGNTGYLAWRNAWDAAAFNDGTLAAVVENDTEARKQMYLDSQAQFQQESPFGIMFQRIEQSGLRSNVENWVVGGATTAVSYWVVTK; encoded by the coding sequence ATGACACATCGCAAACTTCTGCGAACCACGGCCCTTGTGGCAGCCCTCATGGGCGGCATGGCCGCGCCGGTTCTGGCCGAGACACCGCCCAACATGCTGGTGATCGCCAACCGGATCGACGACATCAAAACCTTCGACCCGCAGGAGAGCTTCGAGTTCGCCGGCGCCGACGTGTCGCGCAACGTCTACGAAAAGCTGGTCAACTTCGACCCGATGGATCTTGACGCCGGGTTCGGCCCGCAGCTGGCTGAAAGCTGGGAGATCTCCGAGGACGGCAAGACCATCACCTTCAAGATCGCCGAGGGCCACGTCTTCTCCTCCGGCAACCCGGTGACCGCCAAGGACGTGGAGTTCTCGCTGCGCCGCGCCGTGAAGCTCGACAAGACGCCGTCCTTCATCATCACCCAGTTCGGCCTGACCGCCGACAACGTGGACGAGATGGTGCAAGCGACCGATGACATGACCGTCTCGGTCACGCTCGACAAGCAGTATGCCCTCTCCTTCGTGCTCAACTGCCTGACTGCCACCATCGGCGGCATCGTGGATATGGAAACCGCAATGGCCAACGAGGTCGACGGTGACATGGGCAACGAGTGGCTCCGCACCAACACCGCCGGCTCCGGCCCCTACAAGGTGGTCGACTGGAAGCCCAACGAGTCCGTGCTGATGGACCTGAACCCCAACTATCACGGCGACAAGCCGGCGATGGAGCGGATCATCGTCCAGCACATCCAGGAGAGCGCCACCCAGCGGCTCCAGCTCGAGCGCGGTGACATCGACATCGCCCGCAACCTCTCCCCCGAGGACGTGGCCGGCGCGATGGAAGTCGACGGCGTGAAGGTGCTCGACGAGCAGCGCGGCCAGATCATGTACTGGGCCGCCAATCAGAAAAACGAGATGCTCTCCGACCCCAAGGTGCTCGAAGCGCTCAAGTGGTCGGTCGACTATCAGGGCATGGCTGACAGCTTCCTCAAGGGCCAGTGGATCGTGCATCAGGCCTACCTGCCGCTCACCTTCCTCGGCGCGCTGGAAGACAAGCCCTTCGGCCTCGACATGGACAAGGCCAAGGCGGCACTGGCTGAATCGGGTTTCCCAGATTGCGGCCCGATCAAGATCTCGGTCCGCGAGGCGCAGGAGCGGATGGACATCGCCCAGTCGCTGCAAAACACATGGGGCCAGCTCGGCTGCGAGGTGGAGCTGATCGTCGGCACCGGCGCGCAAACCCTCGACCGCTACCGCGCCCGCGAGCATGACATCTACGTCGGCGCATGGGGCCCGGACTATCCCGACCCCAACACCAACGCCGGCACCTTCGCCGCCAACCCCGACAATGCCGACGAGGCCGGCAACACCGGCTACCTCGCATGGCGCAACGCCTGGGATGCGGCCGCCTTCAACGACGGCACTCTCGCCGCGGTGGTCGAGAACGACACCGAGGCGCGCAAGCAGATGTATCTCGACAGCCAGGCGCAGTTCCAGCAGGAGTCCCCGTTCGGGATCATGTTCCAGCGGATCGAACAGTCCGGCCTGCGCTCCAACGTCGAGAACTGGGTCGTCGGTGGCGCCACCACCGCCGTGTCTTACTGGGTCGTGACCAAGTAA
- a CDS encoding ABC transporter permease yields MTEVTQHSEDRRGPVLPPWLKKLAATLLTVAVTLLGLLFVTFMIGRVMPIDPVLAVIGERATQAQYDAAYLELGLDKSLLEQFFIYVRDVLSGDFGKSIRTGQQVTTDIARVFPATLELATLGTIIGIVLGVPLGVMAAVYRGSWIDQTARFVGLIGYSMPIFWLGLVGLLIFYGILDWVEGPGRLGVFYQGLVTERTGLLLVDSAIDGDWTVFKNAFGHIILPAALLGYYSLAYISRMTRSFMLEQLNSEYVTTARVKGLSERKVIWRHAFRNIRIQLITVIALAYANLLEGSVLTEIIFAWPGLGSYITTSLLANDMNSVLGGTVVIGTIFVGLNIFSDLLYRFFDPRAK; encoded by the coding sequence GTGACAGAAGTAACACAGCACTCGGAGGACCGGCGCGGGCCGGTCCTCCCCCCTTGGCTCAAGAAGCTGGCCGCCACGCTGCTCACCGTGGCCGTCACCTTGTTGGGTCTTCTCTTCGTGACCTTCATGATCGGCCGCGTGATGCCGATCGACCCGGTCCTCGCCGTCATCGGCGAGCGGGCGACACAGGCGCAATACGATGCCGCCTACCTCGAGCTGGGGCTCGACAAGAGCCTGCTTGAGCAGTTCTTCATCTACGTCCGCGATGTGCTCTCGGGCGATTTCGGCAAATCCATCCGCACCGGCCAGCAGGTGACCACCGACATCGCCCGCGTCTTCCCCGCCACGCTGGAGCTGGCGACGCTGGGCACAATCATCGGCATCGTGCTGGGCGTGCCGCTCGGCGTCATGGCCGCCGTCTATCGCGGCTCGTGGATCGACCAGACCGCCCGCTTCGTCGGCCTCATCGGCTACTCCATGCCGATCTTCTGGCTCGGCCTCGTCGGCCTGCTGATCTTCTACGGCATCCTCGACTGGGTCGAAGGCCCGGGCCGCCTTGGCGTGTTCTATCAGGGCCTCGTCACCGAGCGTACCGGCCTGCTGCTGGTGGATTCAGCCATCGATGGCGATTGGACCGTGTTCAAAAACGCCTTCGGCCACATCATCCTGCCCGCCGCGCTGCTGGGTTATTACTCTCTGGCTTACATCAGCCGGATGACCCGCTCGTTCATGCTGGAGCAGCTGAACTCCGAGTATGTCACCACCGCGCGGGTCAAGGGCCTCTCCGAGCGCAAGGTCATCTGGCGCCACGCCTTCCGCAACATCCGCATCCAGCTCATCACCGTGATCGCGCTGGCCTATGCCAACCTGCTCGAAGGCTCGGTGCTGACCGAGATCATCTTCGCCTGGCCCGGCCTCGGCAGCTACATCACCACCTCGCTTCTGGCCAATGACATGAACTCGGTGCTCGGCGGCACGGTCGTGATCGGCACCATCTTCGTGGGGCTCAACATCTTCTCCGACCTGCTCTACCGCTTCTTCGATCCGAGGGCGAAATGA
- a CDS encoding dipeptidase, translating into MTDWPAPRIFDGHNDTLLRIMSGKITAQDVAAGLPDGHIDLPRAKQGGFGGGFFAMFVPSPADKAVRYEVMENPPYDLPLPPPIPQAEAWDFVTREFAELEALEAAGAVTLCRTAAEIEAALQGERMAAVAHIEGAEAISEGCEELEQLHARGLRSLGPVWSRPTVFGEGVPFRFPSTGDIGPGLTEAGKRLVAECNRLKIMLDLSHLNEKGVDDIAALTDAPLVATHSNAHAVTPHSRNLTDRQLAQIAETGGMVGINFASAFLRTDGKMLADFSLDLMMRHLDHLVKFLGEDGVGFGSDFDGALVPQEITDCAGLPNLRAALRKHGVDDALMHKLAHGNWLRVLRATWGE; encoded by the coding sequence ATGACAGACTGGCCCGCCCCCCGCATCTTCGACGGACACAACGACACGCTCCTGCGGATCATGTCCGGCAAGATCACCGCGCAAGACGTGGCCGCAGGCCTCCCCGATGGCCATATCGACCTGCCCCGTGCCAAGCAGGGCGGCTTCGGCGGCGGCTTCTTCGCCATGTTCGTCCCCAGCCCCGCCGACAAGGCGGTGCGCTACGAGGTGATGGAGAACCCGCCCTACGACCTGCCCCTGCCGCCGCCGATTCCGCAGGCCGAGGCGTGGGATTTCGTCACCCGCGAATTTGCCGAACTGGAGGCGCTGGAGGCCGCCGGGGCCGTCACCCTCTGCCGCACCGCCGCCGAGATCGAGGCCGCGCTGCAGGGTGAGCGCATGGCCGCCGTCGCCCACATCGAAGGCGCCGAGGCCATCTCCGAAGGCTGCGAAGAGCTGGAGCAACTCCACGCCCGCGGCCTGCGGTCGCTCGGCCCGGTCTGGTCGCGCCCCACCGTGTTTGGCGAGGGCGTGCCCTTCCGCTTTCCCTCCACCGGCGATATCGGCCCCGGGCTGACCGAGGCGGGCAAGCGGCTGGTCGCGGAGTGCAACCGGTTGAAAATCATGCTCGATCTCAGCCATCTCAACGAGAAGGGCGTCGATGACATCGCCGCGCTGACCGATGCGCCATTGGTCGCCACCCACTCCAACGCCCATGCCGTCACGCCCCACTCGCGCAACCTCACCGACCGCCAGCTCGCCCAGATCGCCGAGACCGGCGGCATGGTCGGCATCAACTTCGCCTCCGCCTTCCTGCGGACCGACGGCAAGATGCTGGCGGACTTTTCGCTTGACCTGATGATGCGTCACCTTGACCATCTGGTAAAATTCCTCGGCGAGGACGGCGTCGGCTTCGGCTCCGATTTCGACGGCGCCCTCGTTCCGCAGGAGATCACGGATTGTGCCGGCCTGCCCAATCTTCGGGCAGCGCTGCGCAAACATGGGGTGGATGATGCGCTCATGCACAAGCTGGCCCATGGTAACTGGTTGCGCGTGTTGCGCGCGACATGGGGAGAATGA
- a CDS encoding Gfo/Idh/MocA family protein produces MTLRLGVVGYGTGGQHFHSPFVHSAEGVTLAGVVARAPATVAKVRADWPDVPVYASLTDLIAAGTCDAVTITTPPATRRALVLEAIAAGLHVVADKPFAPSAADARELAQAAEAKGVRLGVFQNRRWDADLRTLAAVIETGRLGTLWRVHNRMDFDDPATLEHGPEGGLLRDLGSHLVDQMLWLLGPVAHVSAHLDHVDMPEGLTDAAFHITLKHQSGVFSVVSASKLNRMNTRELRAYGDKGAWLQHGTDVQAQAIFAGQRPWDDMAAWGHEPEHAWGTLHTEAGAERLSSEQGRYHDYYSAFAQAVATGGPLPVSAAEGAAVLDVLDAARLSHERGTSVAL; encoded by the coding sequence ATGACCCTGCGCCTTGGCGTCGTCGGCTACGGCACCGGCGGCCAGCACTTTCACAGCCCCTTCGTCCACTCGGCCGAGGGGGTCACGCTGGCCGGCGTGGTCGCCCGCGCGCCTGCCACCGTCGCCAAGGTCCGCGCCGATTGGCCCGATGTGCCCGTCTATGCCTCGCTCACCGATCTGATCGCGGCTGGCACCTGCGATGCCGTCACCATCACCACGCCGCCCGCCACCCGGCGCGCGCTGGTGCTGGAGGCCATCGCTGCCGGGCTGCATGTGGTGGCCGACAAGCCCTTTGCCCCCTCCGCTGCCGATGCCCGCGAACTGGCGCAGGCAGCAGAGGCCAAGGGCGTTCGCCTCGGCGTCTTCCAAAATCGCCGCTGGGATGCCGACCTGCGCACCCTCGCCGCGGTGATCGAGACAGGCCGCCTCGGCACCCTCTGGCGCGTCCACAACCGGATGGATTTTGACGACCCCGCCACGCTGGAGCACGGCCCCGAGGGCGGCCTGCTGCGCGATCTCGGCTCCCACCTTGTCGACCAGATGCTCTGGCTCCTCGGCCCGGTTGCGCACGTGTCGGCCCATCTCGACCATGTCGATATGCCCGAGGGTCTGACCGACGCCGCCTTCCACATCACCCTGAAGCACCAGAGCGGCGTGTTCTCCGTGGTCTCCGCCTCCAAGCTGAACCGGATGAACACCCGTGAGCTGCGCGCCTACGGCGACAAGGGCGCATGGCTCCAGCACGGCACCGATGTGCAGGCGCAGGCCATCTTCGCAGGCCAGCGTCCGTGGGATGACATGGCCGCCTGGGGCCATGAGCCCGAGCACGCATGGGGCACGCTCCACACCGAGGCCGGGGCCGAGCGCCTGTCCTCCGAGCAGGGCCGCTACCACGACTACTACAGCGCCTTCGCCCAGGCCGTCGCCACCGGCGGCCCGCTGCCCGTCAGCGCCGCCGAGGGGGCCGCGGTGCTCGATGTGCTCGACGCCGCCCGCCTCAGCCACGAGCGCGGCACGTCGGTCGCGCTCTAA
- a CDS encoding SDR family oxidoreductase produces MTKTHANTHALIIGGTQGLGRAIAEQLVAEGCTKLVIASRNVPRGEAVAEEIGATFMPVDLLDTAATVELVEKAAAHMGRLDALVNSAALTDRGTVLDTSPELWDRLMTANARSPYFALQRMAQLAIEAGHPASVVNILSIVVHGGQSFLSPYAASKALMVNVTKNAASTLSHHRIRVNGINCGWMDTPGEDEIQRKYHDGGDDWLEKAEARMPFGMLVKTPHVAHLASYLLSENAGVMTGACIDFDQVVPGMYPE; encoded by the coding sequence ATGACCAAGACCCACGCCAATACCCACGCCCTCATCATCGGCGGCACGCAGGGCCTTGGCCGTGCCATCGCCGAGCAACTGGTGGCCGAGGGCTGCACCAAACTCGTCATCGCCTCCCGCAACGTGCCGCGCGGCGAGGCCGTGGCCGAGGAGATCGGTGCCACCTTCATGCCGGTCGACCTGCTCGATACTGCCGCCACCGTGGAGCTGGTCGAAAAGGCCGCCGCCCACATGGGCCGCCTCGACGCACTGGTCAATTCGGCGGCCCTGACCGACCGTGGCACCGTGCTCGACACCTCGCCCGAGCTTTGGGACAGGCTGATGACAGCCAACGCCCGCTCGCCCTACTTCGCCCTCCAGCGCATGGCCCAGCTCGCCATCGAGGCGGGCCACCCGGCCTCGGTCGTCAACATCCTCTCCATCGTCGTCCACGGCGGCCAGTCCTTCCTGTCGCCCTACGCCGCCTCCAAGGCGCTCATGGTCAACGTCACCAAGAACGCGGCCAGCACGCTCTCGCATCACCGCATCCGGGTGAACGGCATCAACTGCGGCTGGATGGATACGCCCGGCGAAGACGAGATTCAGCGCAAGTATCACGACGGCGGCGACGACTGGCTCGAGAAGGCCGAGGCGCGCATGCCCTTCGGCATGCTGGTCAAAACGCCCCATGTCGCCCACCTCGCCAGCTACCTGCTGAGCGAGAACGCGGGCGTCATGACCGGCGCCTGCATCGACTTCGATCAGGTCGTCCCCGGCATGTATCCCGAGTGA
- a CDS encoding ABC transporter ATP-binding protein, translated as MNMANDNGAIDIRNLRVWFGEGAARNVAVKGVNLAVGAGESFGLVGESGSGKSTVLRAIAGLVESWDGSITVGGESLRQKGRSKAFYKTVQMVFQDPYASLHPRHTVDRVLGETLQLHGFSDIDARITRLLDSVGLGGGFRFRYPHQLSGGQRQRVAIARALAPEPRILLLDEPTSALDVSVQAEILNLLSDLRSEMGLTYLMVSHDLGVVGHMCGQVAVMQQGEIVEELGVAEMRKLQANHPYTKHLLESSLGAIR; from the coding sequence ATGAACATGGCAAACGACAACGGCGCAATCGACATTCGCAACCTCCGCGTCTGGTTCGGCGAGGGCGCGGCCCGCAACGTCGCCGTAAAGGGCGTGAACCTCGCCGTCGGCGCAGGCGAGAGCTTCGGCCTCGTGGGCGAGAGCGGCTCGGGCAAATCCACCGTGCTCCGCGCCATCGCCGGGCTGGTCGAAAGCTGGGACGGGTCGATTACCGTCGGCGGTGAGAGCCTGCGCCAGAAGGGCCGCTCGAAGGCCTTCTACAAGACCGTACAGATGGTCTTCCAAGACCCCTACGCTTCGCTCCACCCCCGCCACACGGTCGACCGGGTTCTGGGCGAGACCCTGCAACTTCACGGCTTCTCTGATATCGACGCCCGCATCACTCGCCTGCTCGACTCGGTCGGCCTCGGCGGCGGCTTCCGCTTCCGCTACCCGCACCAGCTTTCGGGCGGCCAGCGCCAGCGCGTCGCCATCGCCCGCGCCCTCGCCCCAGAACCCCGCATCCTGCTGCTGGACGAGCCGACCTCCGCGCTCGACGTGTCAGTGCAGGCCGAAATCCTCAACCTGCTCAGCGACCTGCGCAGCGAGATGGGCCTCACCTACCTGATGGTCAGCCATGACCTCGGCGTTGTGGGCCACATGTGCGGGCAGGTCGCGGTGATGCAGCAGGGCGAGATCGTCGAAGAACTCGGCGTGGCCGAAATGCGCAAACTGCAAGCCAACCACCCCTACACCAAGCACCTGCTCGAAAGCTCGCTGGGCGCGATCCGCTGA
- a CDS encoding ANTAR domain-containing response regulator, translating to MPEKLSIIVVEADRERALLIVDSLREAGDFDVAVISEVTGLSRRISEMNPDVVLIDISSPSRDMLEELALASGPMDRPVALFVDHDDAGLTRSAIEAGVSAYVVDGLRPDRIKPIMDAAIARFHMFSQMRAELKATRQALEERKIIDRAKGLLMKAKGLDEDEAYALLRKAAMDQGVKLADVAQSLVTAAGLLS from the coding sequence ATGCCCGAGAAACTCTCCATCATCGTTGTCGAGGCCGATCGTGAGCGGGCGCTCCTGATCGTCGACAGCCTGCGCGAAGCAGGCGATTTCGACGTGGCAGTAATCTCAGAGGTCACCGGCCTCTCGCGCCGGATCTCCGAGATGAACCCCGATGTCGTGCTCATCGATATCAGCTCGCCCTCCCGCGACATGCTGGAAGAACTCGCGCTGGCCTCCGGCCCGATGGACCGGCCCGTGGCGCTCTTCGTCGACCACGACGATGCCGGGCTTACCCGCTCGGCCATCGAGGCGGGCGTCTCGGCCTATGTCGTCGACGGGCTGCGCCCTGACCGGATCAAACCGATCATGGATGCCGCCATCGCGCGCTTTCACATGTTCAGCCAGATGCGCGCCGAGCTGAAGGCGACCCGGCAGGCGCTGGAGGAGCGCAAGATCATCGACCGCGCCAAGGGCCTGCTGATGAAGGCCAAGGGGCTGGACGAAGATGAGGCCTATGCGCTGCTGCGCAAGGCCGCGATGGATCAGGGCGTCAAGCTGGCCGATGTCGCCCAGAGCCTCGTCACCGCGGCAGGGCTGCTCTCGTGA
- a CDS encoding ABC transporter ATP-binding protein, translated as MSDTLLDVENLWVRFPTRNGIFDAVRGISFSLGRERLGIVGESGSGKSMTGRAVLKLIRKPGFVEADKMQMGETDLLTASERDMRAIRGRHAAMIMQDPKFSLNPVMTVEQQMVEALTTHERVSRREARSRALEMLDAVAIREPERVLKLYPHEVSGGMGQRIMIAMMLIPDPEILIADEPTSALDVSVQLQVLEIMDKLVKDRGMGLIFISHDLNLVANFCDRVAVMYAGRIVEVCEAGKLQEAQHPYTRGLLNAVPDLEHPRDRLEVLERDPAWREAPSVSAR; from the coding sequence GTGAGCGATACCCTCCTCGATGTCGAAAATCTCTGGGTCCGCTTCCCCACCCGCAACGGCATCTTCGATGCGGTGCGCGGCATCTCCTTCTCGCTCGGGCGCGAGCGCCTCGGAATCGTGGGCGAGAGTGGCTCCGGCAAGTCGATGACCGGCCGCGCCGTGCTCAAGCTCATTCGCAAGCCCGGCTTCGTGGAAGCGGACAAGATGCAGATGGGCGAGACCGACCTGCTCACCGCCTCGGAGCGCGACATGCGCGCAATTCGGGGCCGCCATGCCGCGATGATTATGCAAGACCCCAAGTTCTCGCTGAACCCGGTGATGACGGTCGAGCAGCAGATGGTCGAGGCCCTGACCACCCATGAGAGGGTGAGCCGCCGCGAAGCCCGATCCCGCGCCCTCGAGATGCTCGACGCGGTGGCGATCCGCGAGCCGGAACGGGTGCTCAAGCTCTACCCCCACGAGGTCTCCGGCGGCATGGGCCAGCGCATCATGATCGCCATGATGCTGATCCCCGACCCCGAGATCCTCATCGCCGACGAGCCCACCTCGGCGCTCGACGTGTCGGTGCAGCTTCAGGTGCTGGAGATCATGGACAAGCTGGTGAAGGACCGGGGCATGGGCCTCATCTTCATCAGTCACGACCTCAACCTCGTTGCCAATTTCTGCGACCGGGTGGCTGTTATGTACGCTGGCCGGATCGTCGAGGTCTGCGAGGCGGGCAAGCTGCAAGAGGCGCAGCACCCCTACACCCGCGGCCTGCTCAACGCGGTGCCCGACCTCGAACACCCCCGCGACCGGCTGGAAGTGCTGGAGCGCGATCCGGCTTGGCGCGAGGCACCCTCGGTGAGCGCACGATGA
- a CDS encoding CmpA/NrtA family ABC transporter substrate-binding protein, which translates to MSAPLSAGFIPLVDAAPLVIAREIGFAEEEGLALDLRPAASWATLRDMVSHGQVEAAHMLAPMPVASALGLGGAGVRLDVLQVLSVNGNAIGVSTALAEVMRAAGHSFDFADAAAAGRALLAARPEGLRIGVPFPFSGHAELLYHWLGALGFAVPQALSVHTVPPPLMADALAAGEVDAFCVGAPWGTLAVESGAGELLLPGTAIRRFAPEKVLAVRHDWADAEPELTGRLMRAIWRANRWLGQPQNRTTASEILARSAYLDTPAELIERALSGRLIVSQKGDMRTVPRYLEFFEGAATFPWRSTGALIADRIAARTGLDRPAAQAEGRRVFRSDLYRHHLARTTADMPGASERLEGALAEDTPVASPSGRLTLAADSFFDGFIFDPQRKT; encoded by the coding sequence GTGAGTGCGCCGCTCTCCGCCGGTTTCATCCCGCTTGTCGATGCCGCTCCGCTGGTGATCGCCCGAGAGATCGGCTTTGCCGAGGAGGAGGGGCTGGCGCTCGATCTGCGCCCCGCCGCCTCATGGGCCACGCTGCGCGACATGGTCTCCCACGGGCAGGTCGAGGCGGCGCATATGCTTGCGCCGATGCCGGTGGCTTCCGCGCTCGGCCTCGGCGGGGCAGGGGTGCGGCTCGATGTGCTGCAGGTGCTCTCGGTCAACGGCAATGCCATCGGCGTCTCCACTGCGCTGGCCGAGGTCATGCGCGCCGCCGGTCACAGCTTCGACTTTGCCGATGCTGCCGCCGCAGGGCGCGCTTTGCTGGCCGCCCGGCCCGAGGGGCTGCGCATTGGCGTGCCCTTCCCCTTCTCCGGCCATGCCGAACTGCTCTACCACTGGCTCGGCGCGCTGGGCTTTGCCGTGCCGCAGGCGCTCTCGGTCCATACCGTGCCGCCGCCGCTGATGGCCGATGCGCTGGCCGCCGGCGAGGTCGATGCCTTCTGCGTCGGCGCGCCCTGGGGCACGCTGGCGGTCGAGAGCGGGGCAGGGGAGCTTCTGCTGCCCGGCACGGCGATCCGCCGCTTCGCGCCCGAAAAGGTGCTCGCCGTCCGCCACGACTGGGCCGATGCCGAGCCGGAGCTGACCGGCCGCCTGATGCGGGCGATCTGGCGCGCAAACCGCTGGCTCGGCCAGCCGCAGAACCGCACCACCGCCTCCGAGATCCTCGCCCGCAGCGCCTATCTCGACACCCCTGCCGAGTTGATCGAGCGGGCGCTCTCGGGCCGCCTCATCGTGAGCCAGAAGGGCGATATGCGCACCGTGCCGCGCTACCTCGAATTCTTCGAAGGCGCCGCCACCTTCCCGTGGCGCTCCACGGGGGCGCTCATTGCCGACCGCATCGCCGCCCGCACCGGGCTCGACAGGCCCGCCGCCCAGGCCGAGGGCCGCCGCGTCTTCCGCTCCGACCTCTACCGCCACCACCTCGCCCGGACCACCGCCGACATGCCCGGCGCCTCCGAACGGCTCGAGGGCGCACTGGCCGAAGACACCCCCGTCGCCTCCCCCTCGGGCCGCCTGACGCTGGCCGCTGATTCCTTCTTCGACGGCTTCATTTTTGATCCGCAGCGAAAAACCTGA
- a CDS encoding ABC transporter permease, giving the protein MTELPNPAPKPTWREWLMTDAPASRRQARAAAWYAGWCAFRGNTLAMAGLIVLIVLILAAVFAPWLATHDPFAQDLAMRLKAPGEEGFLLGSDSLGRDIYSRLLFGARISLYIVALVALVAPLLGLIIGTIAGYMGGWVDVVLMRFTDIFLAFPRLILALAFVAALGAGIENAVLAISLTAWPPYARIARAETLTIRNSDYIHAIRLQGAGAVRIITRHVWPLCISSLVIRVTLDMAGIILTAAGLGFLGLGAQPPSPEWGAMVSEGRKYILDYWWVATIPGLAIFAISLAFNLLGDGLRDVLDPKESKS; this is encoded by the coding sequence ATGACGGAGCTTCCCAACCCTGCCCCCAAACCCACATGGCGCGAATGGCTGATGACCGATGCGCCCGCCTCGCGCCGTCAGGCCCGCGCCGCCGCATGGTATGCCGGCTGGTGCGCCTTCCGCGGCAACACGCTGGCGATGGCCGGCCTCATCGTGCTGATCGTGCTCATCCTCGCCGCCGTCTTCGCGCCGTGGCTCGCCACCCACGACCCCTTCGCGCAGGATCTCGCCATGCGCCTGAAGGCACCGGGGGAGGAGGGCTTTCTGCTCGGGTCGGATTCGCTCGGGCGTGATATCTACTCCCGCCTGCTCTTCGGCGCGCGCATCTCGCTTTACATCGTCGCGCTGGTCGCTCTCGTGGCACCCCTGCTGGGCCTGATCATCGGCACCATCGCGGGCTACATGGGCGGCTGGGTCGATGTGGTGCTGATGCGCTTCACCGACATCTTCCTCGCCTTCCCCCGGCTGATCCTCGCGCTTGCCTTCGTGGCGGCGCTGGGCGCGGGCATCGAGAATGCCGTGCTGGCAATATCGCTCACCGCATGGCCGCCCTACGCCCGGATCGCGCGGGCCGAAACGCTCACGATCCGCAACTCCGACTATATCCACGCCATCCGCCTGCAGGGTGCAGGGGCCGTGCGCATCATCACCCGCCACGTCTGGCCGCTCTGCATCAGCTCGCTGGTGATCCGCGTCACCCTCGACATGGCGGGCATCATCCTCACCGCCGCAGGCCTCGGCTTCCTCGGCCTCGGCGCCCAGCCGCCGTCGCCGGAATGGGGCGCGATGGTCTCGGAGGGCCGCAAGTACATCCTCGACTACTGGTGGGTCGCCACCATCCCGGGCCTTGCCATCTTCGCCATCTCCCTCGCCTTCAACCTGCTGGGCGACGGGCTGCGCGACGTGCTGGACCCGAAGGAGAGCAAATCGTGA